The Anolis carolinensis isolate JA03-04 chromosome 2, rAnoCar3.1.pri, whole genome shotgun sequence genome has a window encoding:
- the LOC134296316 gene encoding uncharacterized protein LOC134296316: MLQLPVMTLLLLATHTPYINMAIRDPEDTILDHISELLNPEECHELYLRLAIPPKHAEQSSAEKDRFSPSQWQDISNMDQCKERLSHWLETHRGVVGWDRLARALRQIGRPDISRELKKSLNKNRNLEPKWETEVNQTREAPKSALLLEQKVPTRRTRISRIPNHSRPLLKDEGWGLPASLQRLFVRPFNNLILQQYIGSTTRLLIVSVLTGLILWLISVYYIICWNLRQCLFANGGHYDGTPAGLNMNLTLIWNHLLEEDLSEGMEDPNTSGEEEEDEEEEEEENTEEEF; the protein is encoded by the coding sequence ATGCTGCAATTGCCAGTAATGACACTTCTCTTGCTGGCAACACACACACCTTACATTAATATGGCCATTCGTGATCCAGAGGACACCATATTAGACCACATATCAGAGCTCCTCAATCCTGAAGAATGCCACGAGCTCTACCTCCGACTGGCCATCCCACCAAAACACGCCGAGCAATCATCTGCAGAGAAGGATCGCTTCTCCCCGAGCCAGTGGCAAGACATCTCTAACATGGACCAATGCAAAGAAAGGCTTAGCCACTGGCTGGAAACACATAGAGGTGTTGTGGGTTGGGACCGCTTGGCCCGAGCTCTCCGACAAATTGGACGCCCTGATATCTCCCGCGAACTGAAGAAGAGCCTGAATAAGAACAGGAATTTGGAACCAAAATGGGAGACAGAAGTGAATCAAACCAGGGAGGCCCCCAAGTCAGCTCTGCTTCTTGAGCAGAAGGTCCCCACCCGGAGAACTCGTATCAGCCGCATTCCAAATCACTCGAGGCCCCTTTTGAAGGATGAGGGCTGGGGACTGCCAGCTTCCTTGCAGAGGTTGTTTGTGCGCCCTTTCAACAACCTGATCCTCCAGCAGTATATTGGTTCAACTACCCGGCTGCTCATTGTCAGTGTCCTCACTGGACTGATCCTCTGGCTCATTTCGGTCTATTACATCATCTGCTGGAACCTGCGCCAGTGCCTCTTTGCAAATGGAGGCCACTACGATGGGACCCCAGCTGGGCTGAACATGAACTTGACGCTAATCTGGAATCATCTGTTGGAAGAAGACTTGTCAGAGGGCATGGAAGATCCCAATACTtcaggggaggaagaagaagacgaagaagaggaggaggaggagaacacaGAGGAAGAATTTTGA